In the Gossypium raimondii isolate GPD5lz chromosome 9, ASM2569854v1, whole genome shotgun sequence genome, one interval contains:
- the LOC105798327 gene encoding MYB-like transcription factor EOBII — protein sequence MDKKPCKSQDVEVRKGPWTMEEDLILINYIATHGEGVWNNLAKAAGLKRTGKSCRLRWLNYLRPDVRRGNITPEEQLLIMELHAKWGNRWSKIAKHLPGRTDNEIKNYWRTRIQKHINKQAETFSFHISTPELLDNQASTSQLPCNGSTSFMETYSPMSSFNHCNLEPFPGQQQEVQQQQQQQPQQQQIVDQPNNESYWSMEDFWSMQLLNGD from the exons atggataaaaaaccATGCAAATCCCAAGATGTTGAAGTGAGAAAAGGGCCATGGACAATGGAAGAAGATTTGATTCTCATCAACTATATTGCCACTCATGGTGAAGGTGTTTGGAATAATCTTGCTAAAGCTGCtg GGTTGAAACGTACCGGAAAAAGTTGCCGACTCCGTTGGCTGAATTATCTTCGTCCGGACGTTCGTCGAGGCAATATCACTCCCGAAGAACAACTCTTGATCATGGAACTGCATGCTAAGTGGGGGAATAG gTGGTCAAAAATAGCAAAGCATCTGCCTGGGAGGACAGATAATGAAATAAAGAACTATTGGAGGACTAGAATCCAGAAACACATCAACAAACAAGCAGAAACGTTTTCTTTTCATATCAGTACCCCAGAATTACTTGATAACCAAGCAAGCACAAGCCAATTGCCTTGCAATGGCTCTACAAGTTTCATGGAAACATACTCTCCAATGTCATCATTTAACCACTGCAACTTGGAGCCATTTCCCGGACAACAACAAGAAGTGCaacaacagcagcagcagcagccacaacaacaacaaatagtCGATCAACCGAATAATGAAAGCTATTGGAGCATGGAGGATTTCTGGTCCATGCAGTTGCTTAATGGAGACTAA